The genomic segment TTCCGTACAGGACAGATGCAGTAGCCTTGTCATACTTGAAAACAAAGGGGGACAGTTCTCTCACATTAGGTtgtgtttggttatttttttaaaataaaaaagataaaaatagttaagataAAGAGGAAGTGTTCTggtatgatttttgttttaagatattataaattcatttcaaaactgttttaaaaatatatttattttatatctttattttaactCTTACAATCAAACATGTTCGGTCTTATCTATAACtatcctttatatatattaaaacactaATCAAATATAGCCCAACTTTCTCGTGATTCCTCGTGATCCAAATGTTTATGGAGTTGTTATAGTATATACGACGCATGATGTGagaaagtttataaattttgtttaatattttgaaacCACTAATTGTATATCTGATGTTCTGATTCCGGATATCCTAACTGTTTCCTTTTCTTGATCACATAAACTTCCctccatctttatttttttccatcttcaaaaagagaaaagaatagATAGAAAGATCATAGCAATTTGCTTACGCAAACAAATACGACTTGTCCACTTCTATGTTACTTTGACCCTTGTAGATTGGAAACCGTACCTGTATTCCATCTGTTACAGAAAGCAAAATAGTTCAAAGTTTTCCCAGTTGCTAATGGACACTCTTTCTTCAATGCTAATTATTATTACGAATCTACTCCTTCTATTCTCTAGATTCTGTAACACAGCTAATACACTTACTTTGTCTCAATCTATTCGTGATGGAGGGACAAGAACCTTAGTTTCGAAATATGGAAGTTTTGAGCTTGGTTTCTTCAGTCCTGGAAGTTCCAGGAACCGTTATGTCGGAATATGGTACAAGAACATCCCAGTTAGAACTGTTGTTTGGGTTGCAAACAGAAACAACCCAATCAATGATTCCTCTGGCTTCTTGATGTTAGACAACACAGGAAATCTTGTACTTGTCAGCAATAACAATAGTACTGTTGTTTGGTCATCAAACTCAAAGAAAGCAGCTCAGAATGCAATGGGAGAACTCCTGGATTCTGGGAATCTGGTCTTAAGAGATGAGAAAGATGCCAATTCTGGAATCTACTTGTGGCAGAGTTTTGATTATCCATCTGATACATTGCTTCCAGGAATGAAGCTTGGATGGGACTTACGGATTGGACTTGATCGGCGGCTATCAGCATGGAAGAGCCCTGATGATCCATCTTCGGGAGATTTCACATGGGGAACACAACTACAGAGTAATCCTGAGTTAGTTATGTGGAAGGGGTCCAAGAAGTACTATAGAAGTGGTCCATGGAATGGTATCGGGTTCAGTGGTGGGCCGGAGTTAAGGATTAAtccagttttttattttgatttcgtCGACGACGGGGAGGAGGTTTATTACACATACCACCTCAAAAATAAATCCTTAATCACGAGGATAGTTATGAACCAAAGTACCTATTTTCGGCAGCGTTACACCTGGAATGAAATCGATCAGTCATGGGTACTCTATGCAAATGTGCCGAGAGATTACTGTGATACTTACAATCTTTGTGGTGCCTATGGAAATTGCATCATTAGCCAGTCGCCAGTTTGTGAATGTTTAGAAAAATTCACGCCTAAATCACCTGAGAGTTGGAATTCAATGGACTGGTCTCAAGGGTGTGTACGAAATAAGCCACTAGATTGCCAGAAGGGAGATGGATTCGTTAAATATGTTGGTTTGAAATTGCCAGATGCTACAAATTcttgggtaaacaaaactatgaaTCTCAACGAATGCAGGTCAATATGCTTACAAAACTGTTCTTGTATGGCATATACAACTACAAATACTAAGGAACGCAGTGGCTGTGCTATTTGGTTTGGCGATCTGATAGATATTAAACAGTTTCCAGCTGCGGGGCAGGAAATATACATTCGCTTGAATGCTTCAGAATCAAGTGAGTGCTTATCCTTACTCTTAGTTAATCCATgagtatttataatatatttaatcatCATTTTGCAGCTTCTCTAGTTTCTTAGCTGTATTGTAActatatttctttctctctctctctttcttatcGATCATGTAGAGGC from the Populus nigra chromosome 1, ddPopNigr1.1, whole genome shotgun sequence genome contains:
- the LOC133688842 gene encoding G-type lectin S-receptor-like serine/threonine-protein kinase At4g27290 translates to MDTLSSMLIIITNLLLLFSRFCNTANTLTLSQSIRDGGTRTLVSKYGSFELGFFSPGSSRNRYVGIWYKNIPVRTVVWVANRNNPINDSSGFLMLDNTGNLVLVSNNNSTVVWSSNSKKAAQNAMGELLDSGNLVLRDEKDANSGIYLWQSFDYPSDTLLPGMKLGWDLRIGLDRRLSAWKSPDDPSSGDFTWGTQLQSNPELVMWKGSKKYYRSGPWNGIGFSGGPELRINPVFYFDFVDDGEEVYYTYHLKNKSLITRIVMNQSTYFRQRYTWNEIDQSWVLYANVPRDYCDTYNLCGAYGNCIISQSPVCECLEKFTPKSPESWNSMDWSQGCVRNKPLDCQKGDGFVKYVGLKLPDATNSWVNKTMNLNECRSICLQNCSCMAYTTTNTKERSGCAIWFGDLIDIKQFPAAGQEIYIRLNASESKAKAASKIKMAVGSALSIFVACGILLVAYYIFKRKAKLIGGNREENDQIDSGPKEDLELPLFQFTTIANATNGFSFNNKIGEGGFGPVYKGTLEDGKEIAAKTLSRSSGQGINEFKNEVILITKLQHRNLVKLLGCCIQGEEKILVYEYMPNKSLDSFIFDQTRGKLLDWSKRFSIICGIARGLLYLHQDSRLRIVHRDLKASNVLLDKDMNPKISDFGLARMFGGDQTEGNTTRVVGTYGYMAPEYATDGLFSVKSDVFSFGILMLEIISGKKSRGFYHPDHSLSLIGHAWRLWKDGKPLDLIEAFPGDSRNLSEVIMRCINISLLCVQQHPDDRPSMATVVWMLGGENTLPQPNEPGFFKGSGPFGPSSSSSNIELSSNNEFTASLLYPR